Proteins encoded together in one Chloroflexota bacterium window:
- the ilvN gene encoding acetolactate synthase small subunit → MKHTVVALMEDRPGVLNRAVSLFRRRGFNIESLTVGHTEVPRVSRMTVVVEGTANIVEQVAKQLYKIVDVIKVSDVTQDPTVVRELALIKVSTTTATRAEVMQIVDIYRAKIVDVAPDSLIVEVTGPEEKVDSLVSLLRRYGIKEMVRTGRVAMVRGAAKAATTIEAKE, encoded by the coding sequence ATGAAACACACGGTTGTTGCCCTAATGGAGGATCGTCCTGGTGTTCTTAACCGGGCCGTTAGCCTCTTTCGCCGACGTGGTTTCAACATCGAGAGTCTAACCGTTGGCCACACCGAGGTGCCTCGTGTCTCCCGCATGACCGTAGTAGTGGAGGGCACAGCGAACATCGTCGAGCAGGTAGCGAAGCAGCTGTACAAGATCGTCGATGTCATTAAGGTCAGTGATGTTACCCAGGATCCAACCGTCGTTCGCGAGTTGGCCTTGATTAAGGTGAGCACCACCACTGCCACCCGAGCTGAGGTCATGCAGATAGTTGATATTTACCGCGCTAAAATCGTCGATGTTGCTCCGGATTCGCTGATCGTTGAGGTGACCGGGCCGGAGGAGAAGGTGGATTCACTGGTCAGCCTGTTGAGGCGCTATGGCATCAAGGAGATGGTTCGCACTGGGCGAGTAGCGATGGTGCGAGGTGCCGCCAAGGCTGCAACTACGATCGAGGCGAAAGAATGA